A stretch of the Fusarium musae strain F31 chromosome 2, whole genome shotgun sequence genome encodes the following:
- the SYF2 gene encoding pre-mRNA-splicing factor syf2 (EggNog:ENOG41): protein MAPSPTEEKEEAQQIDNMSKAQDRMARFKALQARAKTSSEKNLKEATLESQRLATDPSQLTALHRKHAIASHKLLKADVEEAGGDFERKRAWDWTVDESEKWDKRLKKKTTRRDNNAFADHTQEANKIYKRQLKNINMNMEQYEKDKKALIEKAAASGGLDIVETEDGELIAVDKDGSFYSTADSTTFAENKPDKAAVDRLVADLQRAEEQRLKKRKERMAQNGDDGDVTYINEKNKQFNQKLSRFYNKYTAEIRDSFERGTMI from the coding sequence ATGGCTCCCTCTCCTactgaagagaaggaggaggcgcAACAGATTGATAATATGTCCAAAGCCCAAGATCGCATGGCTCGGTTCAAGGCCCTTCAGGCGCGAGCAAAGACTTCGTCGGAGAAAAACCTGAAAGAGGCGACACTCGAATCACAAAGGCTAGCCACAGATCCCAGCCAACTTACCGCCCTACATCGGAAACATGCGATCGCATCTCACAAACTACTCAAGGCAGACGTGGAGGAAGCGGGCGGGGATTTCGAGCGAAAGCGCGCATGGGACTGGACTGTCGATGAGAGCGAGAAGTGGGACAAAcgcctcaagaagaagacgactcGTCGCGACAACAACGCTTTTGCCGATCATACACAAGAAGCGAACAAGATATATAAGCGGcagctcaagaacatcaataTGAATATGGAGCAATACGAGAAAGACAAAAAGGCTCTCATTGAGAAAGCAGCGGCATCGGGCGGTCTAGACATTGTTGAGACCGAGGATGGCGAGCTCATTGCGGTGGATAAGGATGGCTCCTTCTACTCTACCGCCGACTCCACGACGTTTGCTGAAAATAAGCCAGACAAGGCAGCAGTCGACCGCTTGGTGGCAGACCTGCAGAGAGCAGAAGAACAAAGgctgaagaagcgaaaggagaGGATGGCACAGAACGGGGACGATGGCGATGTGACGTACATCAACGAAAAGAATAAGCAATTCAACCAGAAGCTCTCGCGGTTCTACAACAAGTATACCGCAGAGATCAGGGATAGCTTTGAACGAGGAACAATGATTTGA
- the MDM34 gene encoding ERMES complex subunit (BUSCO:EOG09261S0S), with amino-acid sequence MAFNFNWSPLTADADFYRRARDLLTKALNKSPKPPIIVDDILVSEFNLGTVPPDLEILEIGDLAEDRFRGIFKMTYSGDAFLTLKTRVQANPLNTYLYSKPTFTSPQPLAAASGLTIPLSITLSDFKLSAFIILVFSKQKGLTLVFRNDPLESLKVSSTFDSIQFVRDYLQRTIEQQLRNLMMDELPAIIHRLSLQLWCPDQANKGTETPAAKEDEAGVDPLASPPLDPVDANGNLLDPNAISELTLNGSGEVQSLFSQKNLLRLAALTDSHRTLSLFTPGIRDVVFRAWTGYGERSETSTPLLSTPTLTKTMSFHAGNSTTYTFSDTASNAHGHLPSRPSLISMNSAMNGRSLGAGRSRTGRKKKTRVVNLRRTKSEVTTPETGSEASDTASVDVPLSEPMIDESIPEETESSIIAEASTPNKVRFRSAGEAGRPSIMATLEEARRMGSPLKNAVQPPESQNYPLSASITSEPKSEKGKFPGLENQSISSETSSVILEQAWIMKMAGEIAKRVYDEKNRQRRPWDEREDAPPPAYEAATQ; translated from the exons ATggccttcaacttcaactggTCGCCGCTAACTGCGGACGCCGACTTCTACCGTCGCGCGCGCGACCTTTTGACCAAGGCCCTAAACAAGAGTCCGAAGCCGCCCATCATTGTGGATGATATTCTTGTCAGCGAATTCAATCTTGGGACCGTACCCCCTGATCTTGAAATATTGGAAATTGGTGATCTTGCGGAGGATAGGTTCCGGGGCATCTTCAAAATGACATATTCTGGTGATGCGTTCCTGACCCTCAAGACAAGAGTTCAA GCAAATCCTTTGAATACATACCTCTACTCTAAACCGACTTTCACATCTCCTCAACCGTTGGCCGCCGCTTCTGGCCTAACCATTCCACTCTCGATCACATTGTCTGATTTCAAGCTTTCTGCTTTCATCATACTGGTATTCTCAAAACAAAAAGGGCTTACCCTCGTCTTCCGAAATGACCCACTCGAATCCCTCAAGGTATCCTCTACCTTCGACTCGATACAATTCGTTCGCGATTACTTGCAGAGAACAATTGAGCAACAACTACGCaacttgatgatggatgaattACCGGCAATTATTCACCGACTGTCTCTTCAATTGTGGTGTCCTGACCAGGCCAACAAGGGCACCGAAACACCAGCTGCgaaagaagacgaagccgGTGTCGACCCTTTGGCTAGCCCTCCCTTGGATCCCGTGGATGCCAATGGCAATCTTCTCGACCCCAATGCTATTTCTGAGCTCACGTTGAATGGAAGTGGAGAAGTCCAATCATTGTTTTCTCAGAAGAATTTGTTGCGTCTTGCAGCCTTGACCGATTCGCATCGCACCTTATCACTCTTTACTCCTGGTATTCGAGATGTCGTCTTCCGTGCTTGGACAGGTTATGGAGAACGATCGGAAACGTCTACGCCCCTGCTTTCGACACCCACTCTCACCAAGACCATGTCATTCCACGCAGGAAACTCGACAACATACACCTTTTCAGATACAGCGAGCAACGCACACGGCCATCTCCCATCTCGCCCTTCACTCATTAGTATGAATTCGGCAATGAACGGGAGATCACTTGGGGCAGGTCGATCACGGACAgggcgcaagaagaagacacgCGTGGTGAATCTGAGACGTACCAAATCAGAAGTTACCACCCCAGAGACTGGCAGTGAAGCGTCGGATACGGCATCTGTAGATGTCCCCCTATCTGAGCCCATGATCGACGAATCAATTCCTGAGGAGACTGAGTCGTCTATCATTGCTGAGGCATCCACACCGAATAAAGTTCGCTTTAGAAGCGCGGGTGAGGCAGGGCGTCCCTCAATCATGGCCACTCTTGAGGAAGCACGAAGGATGGGCTCCCCGCTCAAGAACGCCGTTCAACCCCCAGAATCTCAGAACTATCCATTGAGTGCTTCTATCACTTCTGAACCGAAGTCTGAGAAGGGCAAATTTCCTGGATTGGAAAACCAAAGCATTAGCTCGGAGACCTCTTCTGTCATCCTTGAACAAGCTTGGATTATGAAGATGGCTGGCGAAATTGCCAAGCGAGTTTATGACGAGAAGAACAGGCAACGTAGGCCTTGGGATGAGCGTGAGGacgcaccaccaccagcataCGAAGCTGCTACTCAGTAG
- the YAF9 gene encoding NuA4 histone H4 acetyltransferase complex and the SWR1 complex subunit (BUSCO:EOG09262UTQ~EggNog:ENOG41) — protein MAPQNQLGKRVKLTQVRRPFIVGSTAKPFSDTNPRPAGVPDTHTHSWQVFVKGLDDTDITYWLRRVQFKLHESIPNYVRMVEGEPGKPFLVEETGWGEFDITIKLYYVNDSGEKPQTLYHYLRLHPYGRNEEEKQAMIASNGEIRAWSYEEQLFNEPYEVFYNLLTQGAVPKGWKPSGGKGKGKTRAPPPIPTDSNEVWEHSAMIPAHNRPGQPFSLETEAAEIRKLADAQTQAEDMAKRILAELKAKEELLAKLKGENQAAAAAAKS, from the exons ATGGCGCCCCAAAATCAACTTGGGAAGCGTGTTAAGCTTACGCAAGTCCGTCGGCCTTTTATCGTTGGGAGCACAGCGAAGCCTTTTTCCGACACGAACCCGCGACCAGCGGGTGTCCCTGACACCCATACGCACTCATGGCAGGTTTTCGTCAAAGGTCTCGACGATACCGACATTACCTACTGGCTGCGTCGGGTTCAATTCAAACTTCATGAGTCTATCCCTAATTATGTACGAA TGGTTGAGGGCGAACCCGGAAAACCTTTTTTAGTCGAAGAGACAGGCTGGGGTGAGTTTGACATAACGATCAAACTCTACTATGTCAACGACTCGGGGGAAAAACCCCAGACACTATACCATTATCTGCGTCTACATCCCTACGGCCggaacgaagaagaaaagcaagcTATGATCGCCTCGAATGGCGAGATCCGCGCATGGAGCTACGAAGAACAGCTCTTCAACGAACCCTACGAAGTCTTCTATAACCTCCTCACCCAAGGCGCCGTACCCAAGGGATGGAAGCCGAGCGgtggcaaaggcaaagggaAGACGCGCGCACCACCGCCTATCCCAACTGACAGCAACGAGGTTTGGGAGCATTCGGCGATGATACCAGCGCACAACCGACCGGGGCAGCCTTTCAGTCTAGAAACTGAAGCAGCCGAGATACGCAAGCTAGCAGATGCGCAGACTCAAGCTGAGGATATGGCCAAAAGGATACTTGCTGAGCTCAAAGCCAAGGAAGAACTACTTGCGAAACTAAAGGGCGAGAATCaggcagctgcagctgcagccaagTCATAG
- a CDS encoding hypothetical protein (EggNog:ENOG41) → MSTPSLSDGQLTPTDTDPDLCFSSSEDDHVWPTPQDVVEMSIMLNGSAVPLSWTRESLKRLPTGTRPIKMVGEGAANVVFELGIPEGNMWVNDFKGWLLRVAKAPASGQPARFNYLKQQEFYAKQIIPFLKTHAIQQRLVVLRHTNIIPQLNAFLRSIDHLRKEKFRGSFISESNWGLLVEDMRVSEPKNSILIEFKPKWLNQSPSAPQGAIRCRQCAMELFNFLRDPSPSRHMPEQKPCPLTLANPDAPPEISSPFRFAPKLAAQSNNPMVRELLAKTADHQVIRDLRWLQNLSDTRGPLRAEKGDPMFSLAMTVRDCTCFVQMNLGHDVPPEQRLRVRLGDFDLKDTDIKFKRWTSAEKDLIDSGCYTADWIMCNGQYYHPPTKCLLEWARRRDRFVKIIGIKDKDPYLHPPPNKTAHFPTEAMTKQAVVYWMTTHSSKLTGLLEPGRKDKPKTEVCPFRNEPPNLRKWLPVRP, encoded by the exons ATGTCGACTCCATCTCTGTCCGATGGACAGCTCACGCCGACTGATACCGATCCCGACCtttgcttctcttcatcagaaGATGACCATGTTTGGCCAACTCCTCAAGATGTTGTCGAAATGTCCATTATGCTTAATGGCAGTGCGGTCCCCCTTTCCTGGACCCGGGAAAGTCTCAAAAGACTCCCAACGGGAACTCGTCCAATAAAGATGGTTGGTGAGGGTGCTGCCAATGTCGTGTTCGAATTGGGCATTCCAGAAGGGAATATGTGGGTAAATGATTTCAAAG GTTGGCTCCTTCGTGTTGCCAAAGCTCCTGCGAGTGGTCAGCCAGCCAGGTTCAACTACCTAAAACAGCAAGAATTCTACGCAAAGCAAATCATTCCATTTCTCAAGACACATGCCATCCAGCAACGGCTCGTGGTACTCCGTCATACCAATATTATTCCTCAGCTCAACGCCTTCCTTCGGTCAATAGATCATCTGCGCAAAGAAAAGTTCAGAGGATCATTCATCTCGGAGTCTAACTGGGGCCTTCTGGTGGAAGATATGCGAGTATCTG AACCCAAAAACAGCATCCTTATTGAGTTCAAGCCAAAGTGGTTGAATCAATCTCCAAGTGCTCCCCAAGGAGCCATACGATGTCGGCAATGCGCCATGGAACTATTCAATTTCCTGCGGGATCCGAGTCCTTCAAGACATATGCCAGAGCAAAAGCCATGCCCCCTTACACTCGCAAACCCCGATGCTCCCCCCGAAATCAGTTCGCCATTCCGTTTCGCCCCCAAACTTGCTGCACAGTCCAACAATCCTATGGTTCGAGAACTCCTTGCAAAGACTGCCGATCATCAAGTTATTCGTGATCTTCGGTGGCTTCAGAATCTTTCTGACACCAGGGGGCCTCTGCGTGCTGAGAAGGGTGATCCAATGTTTAGCTTGGCTATGACAGTTCGCGATTGCACATGTTTCGTCCAGATGAATTTGGGTCATGATGTGCCTCCCGAACAACGGCTTCGCGTAAGACTCGGTGATTTCGATCTCAAGGATACCGACATAAAGTTCAAACGATGGACGTCAGCCGAGAAAGATCTTATCGATTCCGGGTGCTACACGGCTGACTGGATCATGTGTAACGGGCAGTACTACCACCCTCCTACCAAGTGCCTTCTCGAATGGGCCCGTCGGCGGGATCGGTTCGTAAAGATTATCGGTATTAAGGACAAAGATCCTTACCTTCACCCACCCCCCAATAAAACAGCACATTTCCCTACAGAGGCCATGACCAAGCAAGCCGTGGTCTACTGGATGACAACACATTCTAGCAAGCTCACGGGGCTGCTGGAGCCAGGCAGGAAGGATAAGCCAAAGACCGAGGTGTGCCCATTTCGGAATGAGCCTCC CAATCTGAGGAAATGGTTGCCTGTTAGGCCATAA
- a CDS encoding hypothetical protein (BUSCO:EOG09262ZZ8) has translation MSASKKLVVCGGTGFLGSRICKYAVARGWDVTSISRSGDPRWDTISASATPPSWAHKVSWERGDILRPATYAPLLNGADFVVHSMGILLEADYKGAISGKESPIAGLQKAFAPVRDRGVDPLAKGQGEDIKPPNPKDQFTYEIMNRDSAVTLAKHAVAAKVNAFCYISAAAGAPVLPQRYISTKREAEITIANKFPELRGLFIRPSFMFDSSRPVTMPLAAMVGLGTAFNGLTGNYFRTFIGAAGVKPLKVETVAEAAVEALGDETIKGAIDVPEIEELASKAWRKTML, from the exons ATGTCGGCCTCAAAGAAGCTTGTTGTTTGTGGTGGAACCGGTTTCTTGGGCTCTCGTATCTGCAAATATGCTGTTGCTCGAGGATGGGATGTAACCTCCATCAG CCGTTCTGGTGACCCTCGATGGGACACTATCAGTGCCTCGGCTACACCTCCATCTTGGGCACATAAAGTGAGCTGGGAGCGTGGTGATATTCTTCGTCCGGCTACGTATGCTCCATTACTCAATGGCGCTGACTTCGTAGTGCACAGCATGGGGATCCTCCTAGAGGCTGATTACAAGGGCGCCATCTCAGGCAAGGAATCCCCCATTGCTGGTCTTCAGAAAGCTTTTGCTCCCGTCCGTGATCGAGGTGTGGACCCTTTGGCTAAAGGACAAGGGGAGGACATCAAGCCTCCAAACCCCAAGGATCAATTCACATATGAGATTATGAACCGCGACAGTGCAGTCACACTGGCTAAGCACGCGGTTGCTGCTAAAGTGAACGCCTTCTGCTACATCTCTGCTGCAGCAGGTGCTCCTGTTCTCCCCCAACGATACATATCGACCAAGCGAGAGGCCGAGATCACCATTGCCAACAAGTTCCCAGAACTCAGAGGACTTTTCATCCGCCCTTCTTTCATGTTTGATAGCTCACGCCCGGTAACAATGCCTCTGGCTGCAATGGTTGGCCTTGGCACAGCCTTCAACGGTCTTACAGGCAACTACTTTAGGACTTTCATCGGTGCGGCGGGAGTTAAGCCTCTAAAGGTCGAGACTGTGGCGGAGGCGGCGGTTGAGGCCCTGGGTGATGAGACCATCAAGGGTGCCATCGACGTGCCTGAAATTGAGGAGTTGGCGAGCAAAGCGTGGAGGAAAACCATGCTGTAG